One genomic region from Spirosoma sp. KCTC 42546 encodes:
- a CDS encoding response regulator gives MSASKRVLIAEDSSVIQNLARKILEFQNYDITAVKNGEQVLQILEKEDFSILLLDINMPLMDGMECVRRVRALPEKEKASVPIVAITGNAKNYTEEEFKTAGFNDVLVKPLNFDRLVEVVNQLTDK, from the coding sequence ATGTCAGCTTCCAAACGCGTCCTGATTGCCGAAGATAGCTCCGTTATCCAGAATCTGGCCCGCAAAATACTTGAGTTTCAGAATTATGACATCACCGCCGTTAAAAACGGAGAACAAGTGTTGCAGATTCTGGAGAAAGAAGACTTCAGTATTCTCCTGTTAGACATCAATATGCCGTTGATGGATGGTATGGAATGCGTTCGGCGGGTTCGGGCGTTACCTGAAAAAGAAAAAGCCAGCGTACCCATTGTTGCCATCACGGGTAATGCTAAAAACTACACCGAGGAAGAATTTAAGACCGCCGGTTTCAACGATGTTCTTGTAAAACCCCTCAACTTCGACCGTCTGGTAGAAGTCGTTAATCAGCTTACAGACAAATAA
- a CDS encoding MBL fold metallo-hydrolase: MIITLLGTGTSSGVPLIGCQCDVCRSVDFRDKRLRTSAHISVNGRSFVIDTGPDFRQQVLRLNLLQLDAVLFTHEHKDHTAGLDEVRAYNFRSGQDMPVYGRPTVLAQLQREFAYIFAEHKYPGTPHVLLNEIRNEPFEVLGIPIIPIEVMHHKLPVFGYRIGDFSYLTDLNYIADEELEKVKGSKVLVVDALQRQAHISHFTLDQAIALAQRVNADRTYFVHISHKLGLHNEVEKELPAGIRLGYDGLQIRL; this comes from the coding sequence ATGATTATCACATTGCTGGGTACAGGAACATCGTCGGGCGTGCCACTCATTGGCTGCCAGTGTGATGTTTGCCGGTCAGTCGATTTTCGGGATAAGCGGCTTCGTACCTCAGCCCATATTTCGGTGAATGGGCGCAGTTTTGTGATCGATACGGGTCCTGACTTTCGCCAACAGGTACTTCGACTGAATTTGCTGCAACTCGATGCCGTTCTGTTCACCCATGAACATAAAGATCACACGGCGGGCTTAGATGAGGTGAGAGCCTATAATTTCCGGTCCGGGCAGGATATGCCTGTGTATGGTCGCCCAACTGTACTGGCGCAGTTACAGCGCGAATTTGCCTACATTTTTGCCGAGCATAAGTATCCCGGCACGCCCCACGTTCTGTTGAACGAAATCCGTAACGAGCCCTTTGAGGTTTTGGGCATCCCGATTATCCCAATCGAGGTCATGCACCACAAACTTCCCGTATTTGGCTACCGAATCGGCGATTTCAGCTACCTCACCGATCTTAATTACATTGCTGACGAGGAGTTGGAAAAAGTAAAAGGCTCTAAAGTACTAGTAGTCGATGCACTTCAGCGTCAGGCCCATATTTCGCACTTCACGCTCGATCAAGCCATTGCCCTGGCGCAACGCGTCAATGCCGACCGCACCTATTTCGTGCACATCAGCCACAAACTTGGTCTGCATAACGAGGTCGAGAAAGAGCTTCCGGCTGGCATTCGCCTTGGCTATGATGGTTTGCAAATTCGGTTGTAG
- a CDS encoding ABC transporter ATP-binding protein produces the protein MAEVKLVHIAKAYEKGPRVIRDVNITVNDREFLVLVGPSGCGKSTLLRMIAGLEEITEGELLIDGKRVNDVPPKDRDIAMVFQNYALYPHMTVFDNMAFGLKLAGLPKEDIKQRVNRAATMLEIEALLDRKPKDMSGGQRQRVAIGRAIVRNPKVFLFDEPLSNLDAKLRVQTRIELQKLHRELNATIIYVTHDQVEAMTLGDRIVVLRDGDVVQQDTPINLYNHPATQFVAGFIGTPPMNFVPGRLVDDTSLRFISAGNQVLIDLSTLPWASRLRLYAGKPITLGIRAEHLSEQPPVAQAVHVQPVTIEAIENMGNETLVYCPIDEGRLIARLSAGYVAPFGQPVNLFWNLDQCHFFDAETGLAI, from the coding sequence ATGGCAGAAGTTAAACTGGTGCATATTGCCAAAGCCTACGAGAAAGGCCCACGCGTTATTCGGGACGTCAACATAACCGTCAACGACCGGGAATTTCTGGTGCTCGTTGGGCCGTCGGGTTGTGGCAAATCGACGTTGCTGCGCATGATTGCAGGTCTGGAAGAAATCACCGAGGGCGAGCTGCTGATCGACGGGAAACGCGTTAATGACGTACCCCCCAAAGACCGCGACATTGCCATGGTGTTTCAGAACTATGCCCTCTATCCGCACATGACTGTGTTTGATAATATGGCTTTTGGGTTAAAGCTGGCGGGTTTACCGAAAGAGGATATCAAACAGCGGGTCAATCGGGCGGCTACTATGCTCGAAATAGAAGCATTACTGGATCGAAAGCCTAAGGATATGTCGGGGGGACAACGGCAGCGGGTGGCCATTGGGCGGGCCATTGTGCGCAACCCCAAGGTGTTTTTATTTGACGAGCCCCTGAGTAACCTGGACGCGAAACTGCGGGTGCAAACGCGGATCGAATTGCAGAAACTTCACCGGGAACTGAACGCGACGATTATTTACGTCACTCACGATCAGGTGGAAGCCATGACCCTCGGCGACCGGATCGTGGTGCTGCGCGATGGTGATGTGGTGCAACAGGATACGCCGATTAACTTATACAACCATCCCGCAACGCAGTTCGTGGCCGGATTTATTGGCACACCACCTATGAATTTCGTGCCGGGTCGTCTTGTGGATGATACCTCATTACGCTTTATTAGTGCGGGTAATCAAGTACTGATTGATCTGTCAACATTGCCCTGGGCCAGCCGATTACGGCTGTATGCGGGTAAGCCCATTACGCTTGGTATCCGGGCCGAACACCTCAGTGAGCAGCCACCGGTAGCGCAGGCCGTTCATGTACAACCCGTAACGATTGAGGCTATTGAGAACATGGGCAACGAAACGCTGGTCTACTGCCCGATTGATGAGGGACGGCTAATTGCCCGTTTATCGGCGGGCTATGTTGCCCCGTTCGGACAACCTGTCAATCTGTTCTGGAATCTTGATCAATGCCACTTTTTTGATGCCGAAACGGGTCTGGCGATTTAG
- a CDS encoding carbohydrate ABC transporter permease has translation MKLLRYTFLILAALSFIYPFVWMVSASLSSEQGIGSLTLLPIDLTIRNYTTVFERIPLGRAFINSLLVALVTTGLVLVLGAMVGYALARLRFRGRNLIFYLIIFTMTLPFQITLIPNYITMVKLGWVDSYFALIVPFVMNSLAVLLFRQAFAGLPQALIDAARIDGCGELRIIFQILLPNIIPTVLTITILTFMGLWNEALWPLIVIRNESTMTMPQMVTLFSVGGRADAQLGVKIAAAVMLALPILIVYLFFQKHFIRSMASSGLKD, from the coding sequence ATGAAACTACTCCGATATACATTTCTAATCCTGGCGGCTCTGTCGTTCATTTATCCGTTTGTCTGGATGGTGAGCGCGTCGTTGTCGTCGGAGCAGGGGATTGGCTCGCTGACGCTATTGCCTATTGACCTGACGATCCGAAACTATACCACCGTTTTTGAGCGGATACCACTCGGTCGGGCCTTCATCAATAGCTTGCTGGTGGCACTCGTCACGACAGGGTTAGTGCTGGTTTTGGGAGCTATGGTCGGCTATGCACTCGCGCGACTGCGGTTCCGAGGGCGTAACCTGATTTTCTACCTCATCATTTTTACAATGACGCTGCCTTTTCAGATCACGCTGATTCCCAACTACATCACGATGGTGAAGCTGGGTTGGGTGGATTCGTATTTTGCGCTGATTGTTCCGTTTGTGATGAACTCGTTGGCGGTGCTGCTGTTTCGGCAGGCGTTTGCCGGATTACCCCAGGCCTTGATCGATGCCGCCCGAATTGATGGTTGTGGGGAGTTGCGCATCATTTTTCAGATTCTGCTACCCAACATTATTCCAACCGTTCTGACCATTACCATTCTGACATTCATGGGTTTGTGGAACGAAGCCCTCTGGCCACTGATCGTAATTCGTAATGAATCGACTATGACCATGCCCCAGATGGTGACGCTATTTTCGGTAGGTGGCCGGGCCGATGCGCAATTAGGTGTGAAGATTGCCGCAGCCGTCATGCTGGCCCTGCCAATTCTGATTGTATACCTGTTTTTTCAAAAACATTTTATCCGCAGTATGGCCTCGTCGGGGTTGAAAGATTAA